From the genome of Variovorax sp. RA8, one region includes:
- a CDS encoding ATP-dependent helicase: MSSGLNLAQQEAVNYLHGPCLVLAGAGSGKTRVITHKIARLIQSGLAPQRIAAITFTNKAATEMRERAKGLIGRDANKVVVCTFHALGVRMMREDGGVLGLKPAFSILDSDDVTKILKDAGGTTDAATARIWQWTISKWKNMGLNAAQAEAQAADDNERITARIMARYEERLVAYQSVDFDDLIGMPLKLLQQHEDVRAKWQAALGHVLVDEYQDTNATQYEVLKALVGQRGRFTAVGDDDQSIYGWRGATLDNLRKLPVDFPTLKVIKLEQNYRSTSAILRAANNVIGPNPKLFPKTLFSELGEGEPVRVVDADNEAHEAERAVARIQSLRGGAATTQGQQFKEFRDFAILYRANHQARVFEQALRRAQIPYKVSGGQSFFDRAEIKDLCGWFRLWVNNDDDPAFLRAVTTPKRGIGHTTLASLGTFASQYKLSLFEALFSPSLPSVMAKRAQEGLHEFGRYINDLEYRARRTMGAEDARTFLADWLKEIEYEKHLYDGEDSEQAAASRWTNVLEFCDWMSQRCGGQIADASGAGPLQAARARSGGSEDTSVPSVGASPSGATVENERKSLLEVAQTISLLSTISEREKDQNVVTLSTLHASKGLEWPHVMLIGVNEGLLPFKLEDDGGRQQKVSDETLTRLQEERRLMYVGITRAQRSLAVSWTKRRKQGREMVPAQPSRFIAEMALDKKTIKEDPREKLKALRAEFARKAQDNAAAAAAAAAGS, from the coding sequence ATGTCCTCCGGTCTCAATCTCGCGCAGCAAGAAGCCGTCAACTACCTCCATGGTCCCTGCCTGGTGCTCGCAGGCGCAGGCTCGGGCAAGACGCGCGTCATCACGCACAAGATCGCGCGGCTCATCCAATCCGGGCTGGCCCCCCAGCGCATTGCCGCCATCACCTTCACCAACAAGGCCGCGACCGAGATGCGCGAGCGCGCCAAGGGCCTGATCGGGCGCGATGCCAACAAGGTGGTGGTCTGCACCTTCCACGCGCTGGGCGTGCGCATGATGCGCGAGGACGGCGGCGTGCTCGGCCTGAAGCCGGCCTTCAGCATCCTCGACAGCGACGACGTCACCAAGATCCTGAAGGATGCCGGCGGCACCACCGACGCTGCCACGGCGCGCATCTGGCAGTGGACCATCAGCAAGTGGAAGAACATGGGCCTCAACGCCGCGCAGGCGGAAGCCCAGGCGGCCGACGACAACGAACGCATCACGGCGCGCATCATGGCGCGCTACGAGGAGCGCCTGGTTGCCTACCAGAGCGTGGACTTCGACGACCTGATCGGCATGCCGCTCAAGCTTCTGCAGCAGCACGAGGACGTACGTGCCAAGTGGCAGGCCGCGCTCGGCCACGTGCTGGTCGACGAGTACCAGGACACCAATGCCACGCAGTACGAGGTGTTGAAGGCGCTGGTCGGCCAGCGCGGCCGCTTCACCGCGGTGGGCGACGACGACCAGTCGATCTACGGCTGGCGCGGCGCCACGCTGGACAACCTGCGCAAGCTGCCGGTCGACTTCCCCACGCTCAAGGTCATCAAGCTCGAGCAGAACTACCGCAGCACCAGCGCCATCCTGCGCGCGGCCAACAACGTGATCGGCCCGAACCCCAAGCTCTTCCCCAAGACCCTGTTCAGCGAGCTGGGAGAGGGCGAGCCGGTGCGCGTGGTCGACGCCGACAACGAGGCGCACGAGGCCGAGCGCGCCGTGGCGCGCATCCAGAGCCTGCGCGGCGGTGCTGCGACCACGCAGGGCCAGCAGTTCAAGGAGTTCCGCGATTTCGCGATTCTCTACCGCGCCAACCACCAGGCGCGCGTGTTCGAACAGGCCCTGCGCCGCGCGCAGATTCCTTACAAGGTTTCCGGCGGGCAGAGCTTCTTCGACCGCGCCGAAATCAAGGACCTGTGCGGCTGGTTCCGCCTCTGGGTCAACAACGACGACGACCCGGCCTTCCTGCGCGCCGTGACCACCCCCAAGCGCGGCATCGGCCACACCACGCTCGCCAGCCTCGGCACCTTCGCGAGCCAGTACAAGCTGAGCCTGTTCGAAGCATTGTTCTCGCCCTCGCTCCCCAGCGTGATGGCCAAGCGCGCCCAGGAGGGACTGCACGAGTTCGGCCGCTACATCAACGACCTCGAATACCGTGCACGCCGCACCATGGGCGCCGAGGATGCGCGCACCTTCCTGGCCGACTGGCTCAAGGAAATCGAATACGAAAAGCACCTCTATGACGGCGAGGACAGCGAGCAGGCTGCCGCCAGCCGCTGGACCAACGTGCTCGAGTTCTGCGACTGGATGTCGCAGCGCTGCGGCGGGCAGATCGCGGACGCGAGCGGCGCCGGACCGCTCCAAGCCGCGAGAGCCCGCTCGGGGGGCAGCGAGGACACGTCAGTGCCGAGCGTGGGGGCAAGTCCTTCCGGTGCCACGGTCGAGAACGAGCGCAAGAGCCTGCTGGAGGTGGCGCAGACCATCTCGCTGCTCTCCACGATCAGCGAGCGCGAGAAGGATCAGAACGTGGTCACGCTCTCTACCCTGCATGCGTCCAAGGGCCTGGAGTGGCCGCACGTCATGCTGATCGGCGTGAACGAGGGCTTGCTGCCCTTCAAGCTCGAGGACGATGGTGGCCGGCAGCAGAAAGTCAGCGACGAAACGCTGACGCGCCTGCAGGAGGAGCGTCGCCTGATGTACGTGGGCATCACGCGCGCCCAGCGCAGCCTGGCCGTGAGCTGGACCAAGCGCCGCAAGCAGGGCCGAGAGATGGTGCCGGCGCAGCCCAGCCGCTTCATCGCCGAGATGGCGCTCGACAAGAAGACCATCAAGGAAGATCCGCGCGAGAAGCTCAAGGCGCTGCGCGCCGAGTTCGCGCGCAAGGCCCAGGACAACGCGGCGGCAGCAGCAGCGGCCGCGGCAGGCTCATGA
- a CDS encoding phospholipase A has translation MKHTRITTTFAALLAGLGMALAQAQPAQQPASPLADAQLTWQQCQRLASDKEARLACFDRWAQQQTLPAAVVPAAPPVLAGTQPPAPVDAAVPATRVVSVATAEGCRDGQYSALSRFWELEDGSDCGTFSFRGYRPLNVSFATSNHKPDTPASPAAGHTGTYIPYQANEMRIGLSVRTKLAQGMLTQNDPVKKDSLWFGYSQQSTWQVFNGDISRPFRTTDHEPELIYVYPTDYRLPGGWRWRYAGVGLVHQSNGQSLPYSRSWNRLYLMGGMELDDRFTITGRIWQRLHESGADDDNPDISNYIGRAEITGRWNLNQDNTLAMTVRNNLRESGRGSVRLEWLKSLGDSARSNLRFHTQLFHGYGDTLVDYNRKRTVLSIGLSLVDF, from the coding sequence ATGAAACACACACGCATCACCACCACCTTCGCGGCGCTCCTCGCCGGCCTCGGCATGGCGCTCGCGCAGGCCCAGCCCGCGCAGCAACCGGCCAGCCCGCTGGCCGACGCGCAGCTGACCTGGCAGCAGTGCCAGCGGCTCGCGAGCGACAAGGAGGCACGCCTGGCCTGCTTCGACCGCTGGGCCCAGCAGCAGACGCTGCCGGCGGCCGTGGTACCCGCGGCGCCGCCGGTGCTCGCCGGCACGCAGCCGCCCGCGCCGGTGGACGCCGCCGTGCCCGCCACGCGCGTCGTCTCCGTCGCGACCGCGGAGGGCTGCCGCGACGGCCAGTACTCCGCGCTCTCGCGCTTCTGGGAACTCGAGGACGGCAGCGACTGCGGCACCTTCAGCTTCCGCGGCTACAGGCCGCTCAACGTGTCGTTCGCGACCTCGAACCACAAGCCCGACACGCCGGCCTCGCCGGCGGCCGGCCACACCGGCACCTACATCCCGTACCAGGCCAACGAGATGCGTATCGGCCTGTCCGTGCGCACCAAGCTCGCCCAGGGCATGCTGACGCAGAACGACCCGGTCAAGAAGGACTCGCTGTGGTTCGGCTACAGCCAGCAGTCGACCTGGCAGGTCTTCAACGGCGACATCTCGCGGCCCTTCCGCACCACCGACCACGAGCCCGAGCTGATCTACGTCTACCCGACGGACTACCGGTTGCCGGGTGGCTGGCGCTGGCGCTATGCGGGCGTCGGCCTGGTGCACCAGTCGAACGGCCAGAGCCTGCCCTACTCGCGCAGCTGGAACCGCCTCTACCTGATGGGGGGCATGGAGCTGGACGACCGCTTCACCATCACCGGCCGCATCTGGCAGCGCCTGCACGAGAGCGGCGCCGACGACGACAACCCCGACATCTCCAACTACATCGGCCGCGCCGAAATCACGGGCCGCTGGAATCTCAACCAGGACAACACGCTCGCCATGACGGTGCGCAACAACCTGCGCGAGAGCGGCCGCGGATCGGTGCGGCTCGAATGGCTCAAGTCTCTCGGCGATTCGGCGAGGAGCAACCTGCGCTTCCACACGCAGCTGTTCCACGGCTACGGCGACACCCTGGTCGACTACAACCGAAAGCGCACGGTACTGAGCATCGGGCTGAGCCTGGTCGACTTCTGA
- a CDS encoding NIPSNAP family protein — translation MQYPPKALVDHRIYTIRLRKMPEFLDVFNRLAMPILRETLGTPLGFYVSHVGPLNQFVHLWGYDDLADYERRCKARDAHSAFPAYLQASEHLIVAQETRLIKAVEMMPAR, via the coding sequence ATGCAATACCCGCCTAAAGCGCTGGTCGACCACCGCATCTACACGATCAGGCTGCGCAAGATGCCGGAGTTCCTGGACGTGTTCAACCGCCTCGCGATGCCGATCCTGAGGGAGACGCTGGGCACGCCGCTCGGCTTCTACGTGAGCCATGTCGGCCCGCTCAACCAGTTCGTGCACCTGTGGGGCTACGACGACCTGGCGGACTATGAACGGCGGTGCAAGGCGCGCGATGCGCATTCGGCCTTCCCGGCCTACCTGCAGGCCTCGGAGCACCTGATCGTGGCGCAGGAAACGCGGCTGATCAAGGCGGTGGAGATGATGCCGGCGCGATAG
- a CDS encoding FAD-dependent oxidoreductase codes for MKMSDLPTTECDVLVIGSGAGGLSTAITARKNGLDVIVVEKEPVFGGTTAFSGGVLWIPLSPHAKKAGYADTREEVIRYMKAETGRWYDGPAVEAFIDKGPEMVAFFERETEVRFIPTLYPDYHPDAEGGADIGRSILAAPYDIRELGPEMARLRPPLATITFIGMMFNSANADLKHFFRFTKSFTSFRYVVKRVLNHLKELALYRRGINVTSGNALAARLAKSALDLKIPIRTSTPAQELIVHDGRVTGAMVKGPEGLQRIVARKGVVLAGGGFSHDTQRIARAYPHVQAGGEHFSPVPRGNTGDGARLAEKAGGRVEIRFSSPAAWMPTSKVPLGKGEYGAFPHLLDRYKPGIIGVLKNGRRFTNESNSYHDVGAAMVAAGQGPDTGMWLVCDQATIGKYGLGYAKPAPMPLGPLVRNGYLAKGATLRELAQNAGIDPDGLEQSVREYNEGAVQGVDRQFGRGTTSFNRYLADPDNKPNPCVAPVGDGPYYALRIVMGDLGTFDGITTDVVGRVLDAQDQPIAGLYAVGNDRASVMGGNYPGAGITLGPIMTFGYITGRHLAGLEPSLSSRSANTSKEADAIPA; via the coding sequence ATGAAGATGAGCGACCTGCCCACGACCGAATGCGATGTGCTGGTGATCGGCTCCGGCGCCGGTGGACTGTCGACAGCCATCACGGCCAGGAAGAACGGCCTGGACGTCATCGTCGTCGAGAAGGAGCCGGTGTTCGGCGGCACCACCGCGTTCTCCGGCGGGGTGCTGTGGATCCCGCTGTCGCCCCATGCGAAGAAGGCCGGCTACGCGGACACGCGCGAGGAGGTGATCCGCTACATGAAGGCCGAGACCGGCCGCTGGTACGACGGCCCGGCGGTGGAGGCCTTCATCGACAAGGGCCCGGAAATGGTGGCGTTCTTCGAGCGCGAGACCGAAGTCCGCTTCATCCCGACGCTGTACCCCGACTACCACCCCGACGCCGAGGGCGGCGCAGACATCGGCCGCTCGATCCTCGCCGCGCCCTACGACATTCGCGAGCTGGGTCCGGAGATGGCGCGCCTGCGCCCGCCGCTGGCCACCATCACCTTCATCGGGATGATGTTCAACTCCGCCAACGCGGACCTGAAGCACTTCTTCCGCTTCACCAAATCGTTCACCTCGTTCAGGTACGTGGTGAAGCGCGTGCTCAACCACCTGAAGGAGCTGGCGCTGTACCGCCGCGGCATCAACGTGACGAGCGGCAACGCGCTGGCGGCGCGCCTGGCGAAGTCGGCGCTCGACCTGAAGATCCCGATCCGGACGAGCACGCCGGCGCAGGAGTTGATCGTCCACGACGGCCGCGTGACCGGTGCGATGGTGAAGGGGCCCGAGGGGCTGCAGCGCATCGTCGCGCGCAAGGGCGTGGTGCTGGCCGGCGGCGGGTTCTCGCACGACACGCAGCGCATCGCCCGCGCCTACCCGCACGTGCAAGCCGGCGGCGAGCATTTCTCTCCCGTGCCTCGGGGCAACACCGGTGACGGGGCGCGCCTGGCGGAAAAGGCCGGAGGCCGCGTCGAGATCCGCTTCAGCTCGCCGGCGGCCTGGATGCCGACCTCCAAGGTGCCGCTCGGCAAGGGCGAGTACGGAGCCTTCCCGCACCTGCTGGACCGCTACAAGCCCGGCATCATCGGCGTGCTGAAGAACGGCAGGCGCTTTACCAACGAGTCGAACTCCTACCACGACGTGGGCGCGGCAATGGTCGCGGCGGGGCAGGGGCCGGACACCGGCATGTGGCTGGTCTGCGACCAGGCCACGATCGGCAAGTACGGCCTGGGCTATGCCAAGCCGGCGCCCATGCCGCTCGGACCCTTGGTGCGCAACGGCTACCTGGCCAAGGGCGCGACGCTGCGCGAGCTGGCGCAGAACGCGGGCATCGACCCGGACGGGCTGGAGCAGAGCGTGCGCGAGTACAACGAGGGCGCCGTGCAAGGCGTCGACCGCCAGTTCGGCCGCGGCACCACATCCTTCAACCGCTACCTGGCCGACCCGGACAACAAGCCCAACCCCTGCGTCGCACCGGTCGGCGACGGCCCTTACTACGCGCTGCGCATCGTGATGGGCGACCTGGGCACCTTCGACGGCATCACCACCGACGTGGTGGGCCGCGTGCTCGATGCGCAGGACCAGCCGATCGCGGGCCTGTACGCGGTGGGCAACGACCGCGCCAGCGTGATGGGCGGCAATTACCCCGGCGCCGGCATCACGCTGGGGCCGATCATGACCTTCGGCTACATCACAGGGCGCCACCTGGCCGGGCTGGAGCCGTCGCTGTCGTCCCGCAGTGCGAACACTTCGAAGGAAGCAGATGCAATACCCGCCTAA
- a CDS encoding flavin reductase, producing the protein MTTLTPAPADPQAAFDSRAFRNALGSFPTGVAIITTTGPDGKPIGLTCNSFSSVSLEPPLVSWGLRLASKSLEAFRQAGAFAINVLAEDQKELSARFASGAVADKFDGVAWAPGHRGLPVIAGSVATFECDKFAEHLAGDHVLFLGHVARFDHGREEASLVFYKGAYMMLTQSLRELAASGRMDSAHLDQARRLINCMLLRLACQNGSPDDFDAIERNIVEIENYAGAAQRAEASIEFFRLVTKAAHNDVLVVVAETLTTLVRHVLQTDTTLRARPELVPVRRKILAHMRERDPDAAECEMSHYFDQLRRDVAAQEAHT; encoded by the coding sequence GTGACGACCCTGACCCCCGCGCCCGCCGATCCGCAGGCCGCCTTCGACTCGCGGGCCTTCCGCAACGCGCTCGGCAGCTTTCCCACCGGCGTGGCCATCATCACCACGACGGGGCCCGACGGCAAGCCGATCGGGCTGACGTGCAATTCATTCAGCTCGGTGTCGCTGGAGCCGCCGCTGGTGTCCTGGGGGCTGCGCCTGGCGAGCAAGAGCCTGGAGGCCTTCCGCCAGGCCGGTGCCTTCGCCATCAACGTGCTGGCGGAGGACCAGAAGGAGCTGTCGGCGCGCTTCGCCAGCGGCGCCGTCGCCGACAAGTTCGACGGCGTGGCCTGGGCGCCGGGCCACCGCGGGCTGCCGGTGATCGCGGGCAGCGTCGCCACCTTCGAATGCGACAAGTTCGCCGAGCACCTGGCGGGCGACCACGTGCTCTTCCTGGGGCACGTGGCACGCTTCGACCACGGGCGCGAGGAAGCCTCGCTGGTGTTCTACAAGGGCGCCTACATGATGCTGACGCAGTCGCTGCGCGAGCTCGCCGCCAGCGGGCGGATGGATTCGGCCCACCTCGACCAGGCACGGCGCCTGATCAACTGCATGCTGCTGCGCCTGGCCTGCCAGAACGGCTCGCCGGACGACTTCGACGCCATCGAGCGCAACATCGTCGAGATCGAGAACTATGCCGGTGCGGCCCAGCGCGCCGAGGCCAGCATCGAATTCTTCCGCCTGGTCACGAAGGCAGCGCACAACGACGTGCTGGTCGTCGTGGCCGAGACGCTGACCACCCTGGTGCGCCATGTGCTGCAGACCGACACGACGCTGCGCGCCCGTCCCGAACTGGTGCCGGTGCGCAGGAAGATCCTCGCGCATATGCGCGAGCGCGACCCCGACGCGGCGGAATGCGAGATGAGCCACTACTTCGACCAGCTTCGCCGCGATGTCGCGGCCCAGGAGGCACACACATGA